One region of Bacillus pumilus genomic DNA includes:
- a CDS encoding glycosyltransferase family 2 protein, which produces MNEKPKVSVIIPSYNAKERLEGSLFSLTLQDTNIPFEVIVADNGSTDGTMEMLENIEVNFPFKKVRIPVNQGIAKGRNHAIREAEGDLLIFHDSDMLAEPQFIQKHAEAHADHEDLVICGVCWKRIYRYFYEAFDQDHINRLKKQGLYKRKMNDKTPLLSMKEVENGAFLEKSFDLQSEFIDILKDILRTYNYDLGSYELPWRFFITNNSSVKRKHVIALGMFDEQIVRYGFEDYDLGIRLHQLGLSFELREDIMSVHQEHPSNLTSFDDIKYNILYMCEKYNNIDAIDVHLAFSGPFSHTITNDIVKEVRQLRDNPVFDGLLSYFLELLHLITERNVGVKRDKKDQLTARHVPLKKLSEAAQLARQEYGCTVVVEAIQGLTKELLRVDLFQVDVL; this is translated from the coding sequence ATGAATGAGAAGCCAAAGGTAAGCGTCATTATTCCGAGCTATAATGCCAAGGAGCGTTTAGAAGGGAGTCTTTTTTCCTTAACGCTTCAGGATACGAATATTCCGTTTGAGGTCATTGTCGCCGATAATGGGTCAACGGACGGCACGATGGAAATGCTTGAGAACATTGAGGTGAATTTCCCGTTTAAAAAGGTGCGTATTCCTGTCAATCAAGGGATAGCCAAGGGGCGCAATCATGCCATTCGCGAGGCGGAGGGAGACCTGCTGATATTCCATGACAGCGATATGCTGGCAGAGCCGCAATTTATTCAAAAGCATGCGGAGGCACATGCTGATCATGAGGACCTTGTCATTTGTGGTGTATGCTGGAAGCGGATTTATCGTTATTTTTACGAAGCATTTGATCAGGATCATATCAATCGGTTGAAAAAGCAAGGCCTGTATAAGCGGAAAATGAATGATAAAACGCCTCTTTTATCAATGAAGGAAGTTGAAAATGGTGCATTTCTAGAGAAAAGCTTCGATTTGCAGTCTGAGTTTATTGATATCCTCAAAGACATTTTGCGCACGTACAACTATGATTTAGGCTCTTATGAGCTGCCGTGGCGATTTTTTATTACGAATAACTCCTCTGTCAAACGCAAGCATGTCATCGCGCTCGGGATGTTTGATGAACAGATCGTTCGGTACGGGTTTGAGGATTATGATTTAGGAATTCGTCTGCATCAGCTTGGTCTCTCCTTTGAATTGCGAGAGGATATCATGAGCGTGCATCAGGAGCATCCAAGTAATTTAACGTCATTTGATGACATCAAATATAACATTTTGTATATGTGCGAGAAGTACAACAATATTGATGCCATTGATGTCCATTTGGCTTTCTCTGGTCCATTTTCTCACACCATCACAAATGACATTGTAAAAGAAGTCCGGCAGCTGCGTGATAATCCGGTATTCGATGGTCTGCTCTCTTATTTTTTAGAGCTGCTTCATTTGATCACGGAGCGAAACGTAGGCGTCAAACGCGATAAAAAAGATCAGCTGACCGCTAGACATGTCCCTTTGAAAAAACTGTCCGAGGCAGCGCAGCTTGCGCGGCAGGAATATGGCTGCACAGTGGTTGTAGAAGCCATTCAAGGGCTGACAAAAGAGTTATTACGCGTTGATTTGTTTCAAGTGGATGTGTTGTAG
- a CDS encoding putative nucleotide-diphospho-sugar transferase — translation MASYHFTTIVSNTHVFKLLALIHSLEQTAHSFKLSVLCADPLAYKVLSEFPHPHVKYEQLEDIEDETLREAKDDRTFHEYCWTLKPVFLLKILESSEADYLAHLDTDLYFYHDPEAIFAENPLAHLFLTDHMNSKRFYHFYELSGRFNTGFVGCRNTDVAKRAVTQWKENCLAHCTVEMDTKNKTYGDQRYVERWIDDFEGVHVVTSKGANAAIWNIENYKLSVVKGEMYLDECPLLFYHFSAFTIIDENTFNLNWYYYMTEQKLVDHLYIPYADLVHQKIKQVQKVFPEFQQGFIAKKHVPDTHFYEI, via the coding sequence ATGGCGTCTTATCATTTTACAACCATTGTGTCGAATACACATGTTTTTAAGCTTTTGGCGCTGATTCATTCGCTTGAACAAACCGCTCATTCATTCAAGTTGTCTGTTCTATGTGCAGACCCTTTGGCTTACAAGGTGTTAAGTGAATTTCCTCATCCGCACGTTAAATATGAACAGCTTGAAGATATTGAAGATGAGACGCTGCGAGAGGCAAAGGATGATCGGACGTTCCATGAGTATTGCTGGACGTTAAAGCCCGTTTTTTTGCTCAAAATCCTTGAGTCCTCAGAAGCGGATTATCTCGCCCATTTGGATACGGATTTGTATTTTTATCATGATCCAGAGGCGATATTTGCAGAGAATCCACTCGCTCATTTATTTTTGACGGATCATATGAATTCCAAGCGGTTCTATCACTTTTATGAGTTATCTGGCCGCTTCAATACTGGATTTGTCGGCTGCCGCAACACAGACGTTGCCAAACGGGCGGTCACACAATGGAAGGAAAACTGTCTTGCACACTGTACAGTCGAAATGGATACAAAAAATAAGACGTATGGAGATCAGCGGTATGTTGAAAGATGGATCGATGATTTTGAAGGGGTCCATGTGGTGACATCTAAAGGAGCCAATGCCGCGATTTGGAATATTGAAAACTACAAGCTTTCAGTTGTGAAAGGGGAAATGTATCTCGACGAATGTCCACTCTTGTTCTATCATTTTTCTGCCTTTACGATCATTGATGAGAATACCTTTAATCTGAATTGGTATTACTATATGACAGAACAAAAGCTTGTGGATCATCTATATATTCCATATGCCGATTTGGTTCATCAAAAAATCAAACAGGTGCAAAAGGTCTTTCCGGAATTCCAGCAAGGGTTTATTGCAAAGAAGCATGTACCTGATACGCATTTTTATGAGATATGA
- a CDS encoding MFS transporter: MAIAARTKDKPQNSVTGSTVYPILLIIGICHMLNDTLQAVIPAMFPILERSMGLTFTQLGLIAFTLNMVSSVMQPAIGWYTDKRPMPYALPVALFSSAVGIFGLAFAPSFATILLCVVFIGLGSAIFHPEGSRVANMAAGPRRGLAQSIYQVGGNTGQAFAPLIAALMLVPLGQPGVAWFTIVGMMAVGFLLYISRWYAGRLQTIRAQAKKAPAKAARSELHRKSALTALGIIVFLIFARSWYGNAISNFYAFYAIEQYGLTIKESQTYIFLFLILGAIGTFLGGPLADRFGKKTVILISLLASFPLALLLPFAGPVFAYVLLGLIGVILTSSFSVTVVYAQELFPGKIGTMSGLTVGLAFGMGAIGSVALGSFIDAFGLTPTMIGVAFLPILGILAFLLPSDQTISKWNES; the protein is encoded by the coding sequence TTGGCTATTGCTGCTCGTACAAAGGATAAACCTCAAAATTCTGTCACTGGATCAACGGTTTATCCCATTTTATTGATTATTGGCATTTGCCATATGCTCAATGACACTTTGCAAGCCGTTATTCCTGCCATGTTCCCTATTTTAGAACGCTCAATGGGGCTGACCTTTACACAATTAGGGCTGATTGCCTTTACATTAAATATGGTCTCCTCCGTGATGCAGCCCGCTATTGGGTGGTACACAGATAAAAGGCCGATGCCTTATGCACTCCCGGTTGCTTTATTTTCTAGTGCTGTCGGTATATTCGGGCTTGCGTTTGCGCCTTCCTTTGCCACCATCTTGCTTTGCGTTGTCTTTATCGGACTCGGCTCTGCCATTTTTCATCCAGAGGGTTCCCGCGTTGCCAACATGGCAGCTGGTCCAAGACGAGGACTTGCACAATCCATCTATCAAGTAGGCGGAAATACAGGTCAAGCCTTTGCTCCGCTGATCGCTGCTTTAATGCTCGTCCCTCTCGGTCAGCCAGGCGTGGCTTGGTTTACGATTGTTGGAATGATGGCTGTCGGTTTCCTTCTTTATATTTCAAGATGGTACGCAGGAAGACTTCAAACCATTCGAGCTCAAGCGAAAAAAGCTCCAGCAAAAGCTGCAAGATCTGAACTTCACCGTAAGTCAGCACTCACAGCACTTGGCATTATCGTCTTTCTCATCTTTGCCCGCTCTTGGTATGGGAATGCGATATCAAATTTCTATGCGTTTTATGCGATTGAACAATATGGATTGACGATTAAAGAATCACAGACTTATATTTTCTTATTTCTCATTCTAGGTGCAATTGGGACATTTTTAGGCGGACCGCTTGCAGACCGCTTCGGCAAGAAAACGGTGATTTTAATTTCCTTATTGGCATCCTTTCCACTTGCCTTGCTGCTGCCATTTGCCGGACCTGTTTTTGCCTATGTTTTACTTGGACTGATTGGAGTCATTCTGACGTCAAGCTTCTCTGTCACAGTCGTTTATGCTCAAGAACTATTTCCCGGGAAAATTGGCACAATGTCTGGTTTAACGGTTGGACTTGCGTTTGGTATGGGTGCAATCGGATCGGTCGCTCTAGGCTCATTCATTGATGCCTTCGGTTTAACGCCTACCATGATCGGAGTCGCCTTTTTACCGATATTAGGCATCCTTGCATTCTTACTACCTAGCGATCAAACCATCTCCAAATGGAATGAATCATAA
- a CDS encoding penicillin-binding transpeptidase domain-containing protein translates to MYTDQRKSFWKQKKVMIPILSIIVVAAAFFFLKDSLFSKEKEALKAAQSFTKQMEKKDFTKLADEVTSASLKANDFSKKQLADKYDNIFNGIGAYDLSISKLNVEKQDKGNGYQFSYDVTMKTSFGKLHKLSYKGVLSEEDDKWKVDWKPNLIFPQMEKGDTIKVKSDPAVRGNIVDRKGRTLAETTGGSALGIIPGKLGTGEEKEHNIKKISKAFDIDEELIDNQLKQAWVTDDTFVPLKSMLEQKPIPKDIKGVTYQSKEMRYYPYNEAAAHLTGYVGKANADDIKRNPALKADQIIGKTGLEFTFDKNLRGQDGGSILIVHDETGIEETLQKSDRQDGKTVKLTIDASLQKKAYEQLKGEKGAVTIMNPSSGDLLALVSTPSYDVNLMTNGITPKQYQAYSENPDLPFQARYASRYAPGSTFKTITAAIGLETGVTKPNKVRTIHGLKWQKDQSWGNYRITRVHDKENVNMVDALVYSDNIYFGQEALEIGKDTYEKKVKLFGFGEDLHMPFTMKPAQVSNDGIQSDILLADSAYGQGELLMSPIEQVHAYSPFATGGKLVYPRVVQDEKTASPKQIIKEDSANTVKDALTQVVTSPNGTAHSLQIEGADIAAKTGTAELKSKQGATDGSENGFLLAFNPKKEDYVLVGMIEGVKNRGGSGLVIQKMKPVIATFYK, encoded by the coding sequence TTGTATACGGATCAACGAAAATCATTTTGGAAACAGAAAAAAGTCATGATTCCCATTCTTAGTATCATCGTAGTTGCTGCTGCTTTCTTTTTCTTAAAAGATTCTCTTTTCTCAAAAGAAAAAGAAGCTTTAAAAGCGGCTCAATCCTTTACAAAACAAATGGAGAAGAAAGACTTTACAAAGCTGGCTGATGAGGTAACGAGTGCGTCTTTGAAAGCCAATGACTTCTCAAAAAAACAACTAGCCGACAAATACGACAATATCTTCAATGGAATTGGTGCTTATGACCTAAGCATATCAAAGCTCAACGTCGAAAAACAGGACAAAGGAAATGGGTATCAATTTTCCTATGATGTGACAATGAAAACGTCATTTGGCAAGCTGCACAAGCTATCTTACAAGGGCGTTCTCTCAGAAGAAGATGATAAATGGAAAGTCGACTGGAAGCCAAATCTCATCTTCCCGCAAATGGAGAAGGGAGATACCATCAAAGTCAAATCAGACCCTGCTGTCCGTGGAAATATCGTCGACCGAAAAGGGCGTACCCTAGCAGAAACAACTGGCGGAAGCGCACTTGGCATCATCCCTGGAAAGCTTGGCACAGGGGAAGAAAAAGAACACAATATCAAAAAAATCAGCAAAGCATTTGATATAGATGAAGAACTAATCGACAATCAGTTGAAACAAGCATGGGTCACAGACGACACGTTTGTCCCGCTCAAATCAATGTTAGAACAGAAACCGATTCCAAAGGATATAAAAGGCGTCACCTATCAATCGAAGGAAATGCGTTACTATCCTTATAACGAAGCCGCCGCCCATCTCACCGGCTATGTCGGAAAAGCAAATGCAGATGATATCAAAAGAAATCCGGCATTAAAAGCAGATCAAATCATCGGCAAAACCGGCCTTGAATTCACATTTGACAAAAACTTACGTGGACAAGATGGCGGAAGCATTTTGATCGTACATGATGAAACAGGCATTGAAGAAACATTGCAAAAATCAGATCGACAAGATGGAAAAACAGTGAAGCTGACCATTGATGCTTCTTTACAGAAAAAAGCCTATGAACAGCTGAAAGGTGAAAAAGGAGCCGTCACCATCATGAATCCATCATCAGGGGATCTATTAGCGCTTGTCAGCACCCCTTCCTATGATGTCAATCTTATGACAAACGGGATCACACCTAAGCAATATCAGGCATACAGTGAAAACCCAGATCTCCCATTCCAAGCCCGGTATGCGAGCCGGTATGCACCAGGGTCTACATTCAAAACCATTACAGCAGCCATCGGTCTGGAAACAGGTGTCACAAAGCCTAATAAAGTACGCACCATTCATGGCCTGAAATGGCAAAAGGATCAATCTTGGGGCAATTATCGAATTACACGGGTTCACGATAAAGAAAACGTAAATATGGTTGATGCCCTCGTGTACTCAGATAATATTTACTTCGGACAGGAAGCACTGGAAATTGGCAAAGATACCTATGAGAAAAAAGTGAAATTATTTGGGTTTGGCGAAGATTTGCACATGCCATTTACAATGAAACCAGCACAAGTATCGAACGACGGCATTCAATCGGACATCTTACTTGCTGACTCGGCATATGGGCAAGGCGAATTACTCATGTCACCGATTGAACAAGTACATGCCTATTCTCCATTTGCAACTGGAGGCAAGCTGGTCTACCCTCGAGTCGTTCAAGATGAGAAAACAGCATCACCAAAACAAATCATCAAAGAAGACTCGGCAAATACAGTGAAAGACGCGCTCACTCAGGTCGTGACGAGTCCAAACGGTACAGCTCACTCCTTACAAATTGAAGGAGCTGATATTGCCGCTAAAACAGGAACGGCAGAGCTGAAGAGCAAACAAGGAGCGACAGACGGTTCTGAAAATGGATTTTTACTTGCATTTAATCCTAAAAAAGAAGATTACGTCCTCGTCGGCATGATTGAAGGTGTAAAAAATCGCGGTGGTAGTGGACTCGTCATTCAAAAAATGAAGCCTGTCATCGCAACTTTTTATAAGTAA
- a CDS encoding helix-turn-helix transcriptional regulator encodes MPKVDNLLAILWMLRSDKKITAKQISEKLEMNIRTVYRYIDTLSTSGVPIISEPGHNGGYRLLNNFIEAPLFFDFEEQISLFHAAVFAEDAGYYGGEALQRALSKLSKHSNQEQETKVNQHITSLEVISRTSSISLEPSLKKLEKAIAAANTVKILYHKSGEKQLHHRCVDPYRMIYWNNKWYVIGFCHLRNDMRSFRVDRIESLMVTENQFDQQENFSARDFFINSLLPTLEDKEEIISLVIHGDKNVLADICQHWFLGHYLQERNSHQAVFLLPKDMIHTYVPYLLLPYNKSIKVVEPISLKKRMIEVLSDLIKFYQV; translated from the coding sequence ATGCCTAAAGTTGACAACCTGTTAGCCATCCTATGGATGCTTCGCTCAGATAAAAAAATAACTGCAAAACAAATTTCAGAAAAGTTAGAGATGAATATAAGAACTGTTTATCGTTATATTGATACACTTTCAACGAGTGGTGTACCTATCATTTCAGAACCAGGACATAACGGTGGCTATCGTTTATTGAACAATTTTATAGAGGCTCCTCTATTTTTTGATTTTGAGGAGCAAATTTCACTATTTCACGCTGCTGTTTTTGCAGAAGATGCGGGATATTATGGAGGTGAAGCGCTCCAAAGAGCCCTCTCAAAACTTAGTAAACACTCAAATCAAGAGCAAGAAACAAAGGTAAACCAACATATAACTAGTCTTGAAGTAATAAGTCGAACCAGTTCAATCTCTTTGGAACCTTCTCTGAAAAAGTTGGAAAAGGCGATAGCAGCCGCGAACACGGTGAAAATTCTTTACCATAAAAGTGGAGAAAAGCAATTACATCATAGATGTGTCGATCCATACAGAATGATCTATTGGAATAATAAGTGGTATGTGATTGGATTTTGTCATCTTAGGAATGATATGCGCAGTTTTAGAGTAGATCGAATTGAAAGTCTAATGGTGACTGAAAATCAGTTTGACCAGCAAGAAAATTTTTCAGCACGTGACTTTTTTATAAACAGTCTCCTACCAACTTTAGAAGATAAGGAAGAGATTATTTCTTTGGTGATTCATGGGGATAAAAATGTATTGGCTGATATTTGCCAACATTGGTTTTTAGGACATTATTTACAAGAACGGAATTCACATCAAGCAGTTTTTCTTCTTCCAAAAGATATGATACATACATATGTACCTTATTTACTTTTACCTTACAATAAATCTATTAAAGTTGTTGAGCCAATCAGTCTTAAAAAAAGAATGATTGAAGTTTTGTCGGATTTAATAAAATTTTACCAAGTATGA
- a CDS encoding type 1 glutamine amidotransferase family protein, translated as MQTKKAYLYVFDTMSDWEYGYLIAELNSGRYFKKDLAPLRVITVGANKEIKTTMGGLSIKPDISLEECNLENKDLFILPGGTTWGEDIHQPILERIGQALELGTIVAAICGATEGLANRGYLNTRRHTSNNLEYTKMVCPNYQGEKFYELAPAVSDANLVTASGIAPLEFAMEVLKKIEVFTPDTLHSWYNLNKTHQSEYFFRLMNSINK; from the coding sequence ATGCAAACAAAAAAAGCTTATCTATATGTATTTGATACGATGTCTGACTGGGAATATGGATATTTAATTGCTGAACTAAACTCAGGTAGATATTTCAAAAAAGATTTAGCACCTTTAAGAGTAATTACAGTAGGAGCTAATAAAGAAATAAAGACGACTATGGGAGGTTTGAGTATAAAACCAGATATTTCCCTTGAAGAATGTAACCTTGAGAACAAAGATCTTTTCATTTTACCAGGAGGTACGACTTGGGGTGAAGACATTCACCAACCTATCTTGGAAAGAATTGGCCAAGCTTTAGAACTGGGCACTATTGTTGCTGCAATTTGTGGTGCAACTGAGGGGCTCGCGAATAGGGGATACTTAAATACTAGAAGGCATACAAGTAATAACTTAGAATATACTAAAATGGTATGTCCTAACTATCAAGGAGAGAAGTTCTATGAGTTGGCACCTGCGGTATCTGATGCGAATTTAGTTACTGCATCAGGAATAGCCCCTTTAGAATTTGCAATGGAAGTGCTGAAAAAAATAGAAGTATTTACACCAGATACCTTACATTCTTGGTATAACCTGAATAAGACACATCAATCTGAATATTTCTTCCGGTTGATGAATTCAATAAATAAATGA
- a CDS encoding Hsp20/alpha crystallin family protein — MDFEKIKQWMDIAQQMHGDDFWKMIFDDEQRSPFMANGPSPFTFTQQDQRGPDASFPPIDMVETATEIQYLIYLPGYRKEDVQVLSYGEYLVVKGQRLSFFNEQDFRQKQGKYGPFEKKIRLPEMILGQMNAAFKDGVLYIRLQKDEGKATAIIIDDEY; from the coding sequence ATGGACTTCGAAAAAATTAAGCAGTGGATGGATATTGCCCAGCAAATGCATGGGGATGATTTTTGGAAAATGATCTTCGATGATGAGCAAAGATCTCCCTTTATGGCAAATGGTCCATCTCCCTTTACGTTCACACAGCAGGATCAGCGCGGCCCAGACGCGTCGTTTCCACCAATCGACATGGTGGAAACCGCGACAGAAATTCAGTACTTAATTTATTTACCTGGCTACCGAAAGGAAGATGTACAAGTGTTATCATATGGTGAATATTTGGTTGTGAAAGGACAGCGTCTTTCCTTTTTTAATGAGCAGGATTTTCGCCAAAAGCAGGGGAAATATGGTCCGTTTGAAAAGAAAATCCGGCTTCCAGAAATGATTCTTGGACAAATGAATGCGGCCTTTAAAGACGGTGTGCTTTATATCAGGCTGCAAAAGGATGAAGGAAAAGCGACTGCTATTATCATAGATGACGAATATTGA
- a CDS encoding amino acid permease, translated as MSSLFRKKSLDQLMLESQTKRLSRSLNTFDLILLGIGCVVGTGIFVITGVAAAKDAGPAIIISFILAAIACALAAFCYAEFSSSIPVSGSVYTYSYATLGEFLAFLMGWDLMLEYVIALSAVASGWSSYFQSLLSGFGLHIPKALSAAPGAADGAVFNLPGALIILLITFIVSRGVKESTKLNNIIVLIKIAIVLLFIISGFAYVKPENWTPFMPMGFHGVIAGAATVFFAYLGFDAIANASEEVKNPQKAMPIGIIGALGVCTILYIGVSFVLTGMVHYTKLNVSDPVAFALQVVGLNSVAGIISAGAIIGITTVLIALVYAQVRLTFAMSRDGLMPKIFSNVHPKSKTPVANTWLTGAVAACIVGFVNLSTLANLVSIGTLAAFTVISIAVIVLRKKHPNMKTAFKVPFVPYLPIISAVICMILAATLKWETWRAFLIWVAIGVVVYFTYARRKSHLNETK; from the coding sequence ATGAGTTCTTTATTTCGAAAAAAGTCTCTCGACCAGCTCATGCTTGAAAGTCAAACGAAGCGGCTCAGCCGATCGTTAAATACGTTTGATTTAATCTTGCTTGGCATTGGCTGCGTGGTCGGGACTGGGATCTTTGTGATTACGGGGGTTGCTGCTGCGAAAGATGCGGGACCTGCGATTATTATATCTTTTATTTTAGCTGCGATCGCATGCGCCCTTGCTGCTTTTTGCTACGCTGAATTCTCCTCGTCCATTCCTGTGTCAGGAAGCGTCTATACGTATTCCTACGCAACACTTGGGGAATTTCTCGCCTTCTTAATGGGCTGGGATCTCATGCTTGAATATGTCATTGCGCTCTCTGCTGTAGCAAGCGGATGGTCGTCCTATTTTCAATCACTGCTCAGTGGATTCGGTCTGCACATACCGAAGGCATTATCAGCTGCACCTGGAGCCGCTGATGGAGCCGTCTTTAACCTTCCAGGCGCACTCATTATTTTGCTCATCACCTTTATCGTCTCAAGAGGCGTCAAAGAAAGTACGAAGCTGAATAACATCATTGTGCTGATTAAAATTGCCATCGTCCTTCTCTTTATCATTTCTGGCTTTGCTTACGTCAAACCTGAAAACTGGACACCTTTTATGCCGATGGGCTTTCACGGCGTGATTGCTGGAGCGGCGACTGTCTTTTTTGCTTACCTTGGATTTGATGCAATCGCTAATGCGTCTGAAGAAGTCAAAAATCCTCAAAAGGCGATGCCAATCGGAATCATCGGTGCGCTCGGTGTTTGTACGATTTTATACATTGGTGTTTCATTCGTCTTAACAGGCATGGTTCACTATACGAAGCTGAATGTCAGTGACCCTGTCGCATTTGCTCTTCAAGTTGTTGGCCTGAATAGTGTGGCGGGCATTATATCCGCAGGTGCTATTATCGGGATTACGACAGTGTTAATTGCACTTGTTTATGCTCAAGTTCGCTTAACCTTTGCCATGAGCCGAGATGGACTCATGCCGAAAATCTTTTCAAACGTTCATCCAAAATCGAAAACACCGGTTGCCAACACTTGGCTCACAGGTGCTGTTGCGGCATGTATCGTTGGATTCGTTAACTTATCTACGCTAGCGAATTTAGTCAGCATCGGTACACTTGCAGCCTTTACAGTGATCTCTATCGCTGTGATCGTACTACGGAAAAAACATCCGAATATGAAGACAGCTTTTAAAGTACCTTTTGTACCTTACCTTCCCATTATTAGTGCGGTCATTTGTATGATATTGGCTGCTACACTGAAATGGGAGACATGGAGAGCCTTCCTGATCTGGGTGGCCATTGGTGTCGTTGTCTATTTCACCTATGCAAGACGAAAAAGCCATCTGAATGAAACAAAATAG
- a CDS encoding glycosyltransferase family 2 protein: protein MVTISLCMIVKNEEEVLADCLSSVQDIVDEMIIVDTGSTDRTKEIAHSFSAQVLDFEWVQHFAKARNFAFSRATKEYILWLDADDVLLEEDRQKFLQLKETLDPSVDAVSMFYHVGFDEDGRVNFKYRRNRLVKRALNFQWYGAVHEYLQVYGNIFPADIAVTHQKRKKTTAGEPGRNLRIYEDMLAKGENMTPRDLFYFANELRDNKQHVRAIRFYHEFLATKQCWIEDEIRACQYLADCYYAVGFEEAALSSLLRSFLYDQPRPEFCCRIGDHLKIQNKHQAAIFWYEQALKAPENEAAFTLTQYKTWYPHLQLCYCYYQLGNLEKAKTHHLASAAHNPTHPSVLYNEKIFTK from the coding sequence ATGGTAACCATTAGCTTATGTATGATCGTGAAAAATGAAGAGGAGGTGTTAGCGGACTGCCTCTCCTCTGTTCAAGACATTGTCGATGAGATGATCATCGTTGATACAGGTTCAACAGATCGTACGAAGGAGATTGCTCACTCCTTTTCAGCACAGGTACTTGATTTCGAATGGGTTCAGCATTTTGCCAAAGCCCGCAATTTCGCTTTCTCACGTGCAACGAAAGAGTATATTTTATGGCTTGATGCAGACGATGTTCTGCTAGAAGAAGACCGTCAAAAATTTCTTCAGCTCAAAGAGACACTCGATCCTTCGGTAGATGCCGTCTCGATGTTTTATCATGTGGGATTTGATGAAGACGGTCGGGTGAATTTTAAATATAGAAGAAATCGCCTAGTGAAGCGTGCCTTAAACTTTCAATGGTACGGAGCCGTTCATGAGTATCTTCAAGTGTATGGCAACATCTTTCCAGCCGATATCGCCGTCACACACCAAAAGCGTAAGAAAACAACCGCTGGTGAGCCTGGGCGCAACTTGCGAATTTATGAAGATATGCTGGCAAAGGGAGAGAACATGACACCCCGTGATCTCTTTTACTTTGCCAATGAATTAAGAGATAACAAGCAGCATGTCAGAGCGATTCGTTTTTATCATGAATTTTTAGCGACAAAACAGTGCTGGATTGAGGATGAAATTCGCGCATGCCAATATTTAGCCGACTGCTATTATGCGGTAGGTTTCGAGGAAGCGGCTTTATCCTCATTATTACGTTCTTTCTTATATGATCAGCCTCGGCCAGAATTTTGCTGCCGGATCGGGGATCATCTAAAAATTCAAAATAAACATCAGGCAGCGATCTTTTGGTATGAGCAGGCGCTGAAGGCTCCTGAAAACGAAGCAGCCTTCACACTCACACAGTATAAAACGTGGTATCCTCACCTTCAGCTTTGCTATTGTTATTATCAGCTCGGCAATTTGGAGAAAGCCAAAACACATCACCTTGCCTCCGCCGCCCATAACCCCACTCATCCAAGTGTGCTGTATAATGAAAAAATATTTACTAAATAG